The following proteins are encoded in a genomic region of Takifugu rubripes chromosome 9, fTakRub1.2, whole genome shotgun sequence:
- the LOC101069370 gene encoding vegetative cell wall protein gp1-like isoform X2, whose amino-acid sequence MGGNSPSHFPQEQDEGGGLTFLKGIRLSDKVIKRMKQSPTLISPQPPQAPNPPAPSPEAPSPDPTPSGGNLTSPPPPSTSPPLPQETSSPPAPPVTFFAPPPVKFHSLPPPSTQQPSIIAAPLAPPTPPKVDTSGEHPPPPVVPPRVEADTSAAGALASPPPPPPQSTAAPPPATPSPQLAASVEPLPAPPAPVEPTVPPQVRAEAPPRPTTTQVLDSPPPAPAQRTTAPPPASEPVMSPPPTAPEPTCAAEPVVPPAPEVEVIQHPPCIQSPAVEPVFPACPAASTPVEPAVVPLLRDQPLPAAEDAPPPPPKLDPPPPQPAAAPSFPLELINEEASPRCHFEELPVVPAEAPLREPFGDPPAPPPPDPAPPAEAPLREPFGDPPAPPPPDPAPPAEAPLREPFGDPPAPPPPDPAPPAEAPAMSGPPEAEDETPAPTSAPPPVDVPTVSPEALEEELGQKIKEEMRRRLEEEIGRRRAELQRQLEEMEVQVQAEASAAAQARVEKEVKKSLEAERAAHMETLANSIVKERMKTGDPRLKVQLYAQQLEEREKELEKRDVLHKEHVAKIEAKYAEFKRATAESFQKGKEEAESRFTRFSFQPVCGDLQSQILKCYRENTGKTLDCSSIASAYMQCVDDAKKNKLSTRG is encoded by the exons ATGGGGGGAAACAGCCCGAGCCACTTCCCTCAGGAGCAGGATGAAGGTGGAGGACTTACTTTTTTGAAGGGCATCCGG CTCTCAGACAAGGTCATCAAACGGATGAAACAGTCGCCGACGCTCATCTCACCTCAGCCTCCACAGGCCCCAAACCCTCCTGCACCCTCACCTGAGGCGCCCAGTCCTGATCCCACCCCCTCGGGGGGAAACCTGACatctccaccccctccctccacttctcctccccttcctcagGAAACCTCGTCCCCACCTGCTCCTCCGGTCACCTTTTTTGCCCCTCCCCCCGTCAAGTTCCActcccttcctcctccgtcTACTCAGCAGCCCTCAATTATTGCTGCTCCACTCGCTCCGCCAACACCTCCCAAGGTGGACACAAGCGGGGAGCACCCACCCCCTCCTGTGGTCCCTCCTCGGGTAGAGGCAgacacctctgctgcaggagcgctCGCCTCacccccgcctccccctccACAGTCGAccgcagcacctcctccagctaCACCCTCTCCCCAACTGGCTGCAAGCGTGGAGccccttcctgctcctcctgcccctgttGAACCCACGGTCCCTCCCCAGGTACGGGCAGAAGCCCCACCAAGACCAACCACGACACAAGTGCTTGactcacctccacctgctcctgcacAGCGGAcaacagctccacctccagcttcTGAACCTGTGATGTCACCACCCCCCACTGCTCCTGAGCCCACATGCGCTGCAGAACCTGTTGTCCCACCCgcaccagaggtggaggtgatcCAACATCCTCCATGTATTCAGTCTCCAGCGGTCGAACCAGTATTCCCAGCCTGTCCCGCTGCGTCAACACCAGTAGAACCAGCAGTTGTACCCCTGCTTAGAGATCAGCCTCTCCCTGCTGCTGAAGAtgcaccaccacctccccccaAACTGGATCCACCTCCACCGCAGCCCGCCGCTGCACCCTCGTTTCCTCTAGAGCTCATTAATGAAGAGGCGTCTCCGCGGTGCCACTTTGAGGAGCTGCCCGTCGTACCCGCCGAGGCGCCCCTACGTGAACCCTTCGGAGATCCACCAGCGCCACCTCCACCCGATCCTGCTCCACCCGCCGAGGCGCCCCTACGTGAACCCTTCGGAGATCCACCAGCGCCACCTCCACCCGATCCTGCTCCACCCGCCGAGGCGCCCCTACGTGAACCCTTCGGAGATCCACCAGCGCCACCTCCACCCGATCCTGCTCCACCCGCCGAGGCGCCCGCCATGTCCGGGCCTCCCGAAGCGGAGGATGAAACGCCCGCCCCAACCTCGGCGCCACCGCCCGTCGACG TTCCGACCGTTTCTCCTGAAgcgctggaggaagagctggggCAGAAGATCAAAGAGGAGATGCGGAGacgtctggaggaggagatcggCCGGAGGAGGGCGGAGCTGCAAAGACA gttggaggagatggaggttcAGGTCCAGGCCGAGGCCAGTGCTGCCGCTCAGGCTCGGGtggagaaggaggtgaagaagagccTGGAGGCAGAGAGGGCGGCGCACATGGAGACGCTGGCGAACTCCATTGTGAAGGAGCGAATGAAGACCGGAGATCCGAGGCTCAAGGTGCAGCTTTAT gctcAACAACTGGAAGAGCGGGAAAAGGAATTAGAGAAGCGGGATGTTCTCCACAAGGAACATGTTGCGAAGATTGAAGCAAAG TATGCTGAGTTTAAAAGGGCGACTGCAGAGAGCTTCCAGAAGGGCAAAGAGGAAGCTGAAAGCCGTTTTAC GCGTTTCAGCTTCCAGCCGGTCTGTGGGGACTTGCAGAGCCAGATTTTAAAATGCTACAGGGAGAACACGGGAAAGACTCTGGACTGCTCGAGCATCGCCTCGGCGTACATGCAGTGCGTGGACGATGCCAAGAAG AACAAACTGAGCACGAGAGGTTGA
- the LOC101069370 gene encoding vegetative cell wall protein gp1-like isoform X3 → MGGNSPSHFPQEQDEGGGLTFLKGIRLSDKVIKRMKQSPTLISPQPPQAPNPPAPSPEAPSPDPTPSGGNLTSPPPPSTSPPLPQETSSPPAPPVTFFAPPPVKFHSLPPPSTQQPSIIAAPLAPPTPPKVDTSGEHPPPPVVPPRVEADTSAAGALASPPPPPPQSTAAPPPATPSPQLAASVEPLPAPPAPVEPTVPPQVRAEAPPRPTTTQVLDSPPPAPAQRTTAPPPASEPVMSPPPTAPEPTCAAEPVVPPAPEVEVIQHPPCIQSPAVEPVFPACPAASTPVEPAVVPLLRDQPLPAAEDAPPPPPKLDPPPPQPAAAPSFPLELINEEASPRCHFEELPVVPAEAPLREPFGDPPAPPPPDPAPPAEAPLREPFGDPPAPPPPDPAPPAEAPAMSGPPEAEDETPAPTSAPPPVDVPTVSPEALEEELGQKIKEEMRRRLEEEIGRRRAELQRQLEEMEVQVQAEASAAAQARVEKEVKKSLEAERAAHMETLANSIVKERMKTGDPRLKVQLYRLEVKAQQLEEREKELEKRDVLHKEHVAKIEAKYAEFKRATAESFQKGKEEAESRFTRFSFQPVCGDLQSQILKCYRENTGKTLDCSSIASAYMQCVDDAKKNKLSTRG, encoded by the exons ATGGGGGGAAACAGCCCGAGCCACTTCCCTCAGGAGCAGGATGAAGGTGGAGGACTTACTTTTTTGAAGGGCATCCGG CTCTCAGACAAGGTCATCAAACGGATGAAACAGTCGCCGACGCTCATCTCACCTCAGCCTCCACAGGCCCCAAACCCTCCTGCACCCTCACCTGAGGCGCCCAGTCCTGATCCCACCCCCTCGGGGGGAAACCTGACatctccaccccctccctccacttctcctccccttcctcagGAAACCTCGTCCCCACCTGCTCCTCCGGTCACCTTTTTTGCCCCTCCCCCCGTCAAGTTCCActcccttcctcctccgtcTACTCAGCAGCCCTCAATTATTGCTGCTCCACTCGCTCCGCCAACACCTCCCAAGGTGGACACAAGCGGGGAGCACCCACCCCCTCCTGTGGTCCCTCCTCGGGTAGAGGCAgacacctctgctgcaggagcgctCGCCTCacccccgcctccccctccACAGTCGAccgcagcacctcctccagctaCACCCTCTCCCCAACTGGCTGCAAGCGTGGAGccccttcctgctcctcctgcccctgttGAACCCACGGTCCCTCCCCAGGTACGGGCAGAAGCCCCACCAAGACCAACCACGACACAAGTGCTTGactcacctccacctgctcctgcacAGCGGAcaacagctccacctccagcttcTGAACCTGTGATGTCACCACCCCCCACTGCTCCTGAGCCCACATGCGCTGCAGAACCTGTTGTCCCACCCgcaccagaggtggaggtgatcCAACATCCTCCATGTATTCAGTCTCCAGCGGTCGAACCAGTATTCCCAGCCTGTCCCGCTGCGTCAACACCAGTAGAACCAGCAGTTGTACCCCTGCTTAGAGATCAGCCTCTCCCTGCTGCTGAAGAtgcaccaccacctccccccaAACTGGATCCACCTCCACCGCAGCCCGCCGCTGCACCCTCGTTTCCTCTAGAGCTCATTAATGAAGAGGCGTCTCCGCGGTGCCACTTTGAGGAGCTGCCCGTCGTACCCGCCGAGGCGCCCCTACGTGAACCCTTCGGAGATCCACCAGCGCCACCTCCACCCGATCCTGCTCCACCCGCCGAGGCGCCCCTACGTGAACCCTTCGGAGATCCACCAGCGCCACCTCCACCCGATCCTGCTCCACCCGCCGAG GCGCCCGCCATGTCCGGGCCTCCCGAAGCGGAGGATGAAACGCCCGCCCCAACCTCGGCGCCACCGCCCGTCGACG TTCCGACCGTTTCTCCTGAAgcgctggaggaagagctggggCAGAAGATCAAAGAGGAGATGCGGAGacgtctggaggaggagatcggCCGGAGGAGGGCGGAGCTGCAAAGACA gttggaggagatggaggttcAGGTCCAGGCCGAGGCCAGTGCTGCCGCTCAGGCTCGGGtggagaaggaggtgaagaagagccTGGAGGCAGAGAGGGCGGCGCACATGGAGACGCTGGCGAACTCCATTGTGAAGGAGCGAATGAAGACCGGAGATCCGAGGCTCAAGGTGCAGCTTTAT CGGCTGGAGGTGAAG gctcAACAACTGGAAGAGCGGGAAAAGGAATTAGAGAAGCGGGATGTTCTCCACAAGGAACATGTTGCGAAGATTGAAGCAAAG TATGCTGAGTTTAAAAGGGCGACTGCAGAGAGCTTCCAGAAGGGCAAAGAGGAAGCTGAAAGCCGTTTTAC GCGTTTCAGCTTCCAGCCGGTCTGTGGGGACTTGCAGAGCCAGATTTTAAAATGCTACAGGGAGAACACGGGAAAGACTCTGGACTGCTCGAGCATCGCCTCGGCGTACATGCAGTGCGTGGACGATGCCAAGAAG AACAAACTGAGCACGAGAGGTTGA
- the LOC101069370 gene encoding vegetative cell wall protein gp1-like isoform X1, with amino-acid sequence MGGNSPSHFPQEQDEGGGLTFLKGIRLSDKVIKRMKQSPTLISPQPPQAPNPPAPSPEAPSPDPTPSGGNLTSPPPPSTSPPLPQETSSPPAPPVTFFAPPPVKFHSLPPPSTQQPSIIAAPLAPPTPPKVDTSGEHPPPPVVPPRVEADTSAAGALASPPPPPPQSTAAPPPATPSPQLAASVEPLPAPPAPVEPTVPPQVRAEAPPRPTTTQVLDSPPPAPAQRTTAPPPASEPVMSPPPTAPEPTCAAEPVVPPAPEVEVIQHPPCIQSPAVEPVFPACPAASTPVEPAVVPLLRDQPLPAAEDAPPPPPKLDPPPPQPAAAPSFPLELINEEASPRCHFEELPVVPAEAPLREPFGDPPAPPPPDPAPPAEAPLREPFGDPPAPPPPDPAPPAEAPLREPFGDPPAPPPPDPAPPAEAPAMSGPPEAEDETPAPTSAPPPVDVPTVSPEALEEELGQKIKEEMRRRLEEEIGRRRAELQRQLEEMEVQVQAEASAAAQARVEKEVKKSLEAERAAHMETLANSIVKERMKTGDPRLKVQLYRLEVKAQQLEEREKELEKRDVLHKEHVAKIEAKYAEFKRATAESFQKGKEEAESRFTRFSFQPVCGDLQSQILKCYRENTGKTLDCSSIASAYMQCVDDAKKNKLSTRG; translated from the exons ATGGGGGGAAACAGCCCGAGCCACTTCCCTCAGGAGCAGGATGAAGGTGGAGGACTTACTTTTTTGAAGGGCATCCGG CTCTCAGACAAGGTCATCAAACGGATGAAACAGTCGCCGACGCTCATCTCACCTCAGCCTCCACAGGCCCCAAACCCTCCTGCACCCTCACCTGAGGCGCCCAGTCCTGATCCCACCCCCTCGGGGGGAAACCTGACatctccaccccctccctccacttctcctccccttcctcagGAAACCTCGTCCCCACCTGCTCCTCCGGTCACCTTTTTTGCCCCTCCCCCCGTCAAGTTCCActcccttcctcctccgtcTACTCAGCAGCCCTCAATTATTGCTGCTCCACTCGCTCCGCCAACACCTCCCAAGGTGGACACAAGCGGGGAGCACCCACCCCCTCCTGTGGTCCCTCCTCGGGTAGAGGCAgacacctctgctgcaggagcgctCGCCTCacccccgcctccccctccACAGTCGAccgcagcacctcctccagctaCACCCTCTCCCCAACTGGCTGCAAGCGTGGAGccccttcctgctcctcctgcccctgttGAACCCACGGTCCCTCCCCAGGTACGGGCAGAAGCCCCACCAAGACCAACCACGACACAAGTGCTTGactcacctccacctgctcctgcacAGCGGAcaacagctccacctccagcttcTGAACCTGTGATGTCACCACCCCCCACTGCTCCTGAGCCCACATGCGCTGCAGAACCTGTTGTCCCACCCgcaccagaggtggaggtgatcCAACATCCTCCATGTATTCAGTCTCCAGCGGTCGAACCAGTATTCCCAGCCTGTCCCGCTGCGTCAACACCAGTAGAACCAGCAGTTGTACCCCTGCTTAGAGATCAGCCTCTCCCTGCTGCTGAAGAtgcaccaccacctccccccaAACTGGATCCACCTCCACCGCAGCCCGCCGCTGCACCCTCGTTTCCTCTAGAGCTCATTAATGAAGAGGCGTCTCCGCGGTGCCACTTTGAGGAGCTGCCCGTCGTACCCGCCGAGGCGCCCCTACGTGAACCCTTCGGAGATCCACCAGCGCCACCTCCACCCGATCCTGCTCCACCCGCCGAGGCGCCCCTACGTGAACCCTTCGGAGATCCACCAGCGCCACCTCCACCCGATCCTGCTCCACCCGCCGAGGCGCCCCTACGTGAACCCTTCGGAGATCCACCAGCGCCACCTCCACCCGATCCTGCTCCACCCGCCGAGGCGCCCGCCATGTCCGGGCCTCCCGAAGCGGAGGATGAAACGCCCGCCCCAACCTCGGCGCCACCGCCCGTCGACG TTCCGACCGTTTCTCCTGAAgcgctggaggaagagctggggCAGAAGATCAAAGAGGAGATGCGGAGacgtctggaggaggagatcggCCGGAGGAGGGCGGAGCTGCAAAGACA gttggaggagatggaggttcAGGTCCAGGCCGAGGCCAGTGCTGCCGCTCAGGCTCGGGtggagaaggaggtgaagaagagccTGGAGGCAGAGAGGGCGGCGCACATGGAGACGCTGGCGAACTCCATTGTGAAGGAGCGAATGAAGACCGGAGATCCGAGGCTCAAGGTGCAGCTTTAT CGGCTGGAGGTGAAG gctcAACAACTGGAAGAGCGGGAAAAGGAATTAGAGAAGCGGGATGTTCTCCACAAGGAACATGTTGCGAAGATTGAAGCAAAG TATGCTGAGTTTAAAAGGGCGACTGCAGAGAGCTTCCAGAAGGGCAAAGAGGAAGCTGAAAGCCGTTTTAC GCGTTTCAGCTTCCAGCCGGTCTGTGGGGACTTGCAGAGCCAGATTTTAAAATGCTACAGGGAGAACACGGGAAAGACTCTGGACTGCTCGAGCATCGCCTCGGCGTACATGCAGTGCGTGGACGATGCCAAGAAG AACAAACTGAGCACGAGAGGTTGA
- the LOC101069370 gene encoding vegetative cell wall protein gp1-like isoform X5, giving the protein MGGNSPSHFPQEQDEGGGLTFLKGIRLSDKVIKRMKQSPTLISPQPPQAPNPPAPSPEAPSPDPTPSGGNLTSPPPPSTSPPLPQETSSPPAPPVTFFAPPPVKFHSLPPPSTQQPSIIAAPLAPPTPPKVDTSGEHPPPPVVPPRVEADTSAAGALASPPPPPPQSTAAPPPATPSPQLAASVEPLPAPPAPVEPTVPPQVRAEAPPRPTTTQVLDSPPPAPAQRTTAPPPASEPVMSPPPTAPEPTCAAEPVVPPAPEVEVIQHPPCIQSPAVEPVFPACPAASTPVEPAVVPLLRDQPLPAAEDAPPPPPKLDPPPPQPAAAPSFPLELINEEASPRCHFEELPVVPAEAPLREPFGDPPAPPPPDPAPPAEAPAMSGPPEAEDETPAPTSAPPPVDVPTVSPEALEEELGQKIKEEMRRRLEEEIGRRRAELQRQLEEMEVQVQAEASAAAQARVEKEVKKSLEAERAAHMETLANSIVKERMKTGDPRLKVQLYRLEVKAQQLEEREKELEKRDVLHKEHVAKIEAKYAEFKRATAESFQKGKEEAESRFTRFSFQPVCGDLQSQILKCYRENTGKTLDCSSIASAYMQCVDDAKKNKLSTRG; this is encoded by the exons ATGGGGGGAAACAGCCCGAGCCACTTCCCTCAGGAGCAGGATGAAGGTGGAGGACTTACTTTTTTGAAGGGCATCCGG CTCTCAGACAAGGTCATCAAACGGATGAAACAGTCGCCGACGCTCATCTCACCTCAGCCTCCACAGGCCCCAAACCCTCCTGCACCCTCACCTGAGGCGCCCAGTCCTGATCCCACCCCCTCGGGGGGAAACCTGACatctccaccccctccctccacttctcctccccttcctcagGAAACCTCGTCCCCACCTGCTCCTCCGGTCACCTTTTTTGCCCCTCCCCCCGTCAAGTTCCActcccttcctcctccgtcTACTCAGCAGCCCTCAATTATTGCTGCTCCACTCGCTCCGCCAACACCTCCCAAGGTGGACACAAGCGGGGAGCACCCACCCCCTCCTGTGGTCCCTCCTCGGGTAGAGGCAgacacctctgctgcaggagcgctCGCCTCacccccgcctccccctccACAGTCGAccgcagcacctcctccagctaCACCCTCTCCCCAACTGGCTGCAAGCGTGGAGccccttcctgctcctcctgcccctgttGAACCCACGGTCCCTCCCCAGGTACGGGCAGAAGCCCCACCAAGACCAACCACGACACAAGTGCTTGactcacctccacctgctcctgcacAGCGGAcaacagctccacctccagcttcTGAACCTGTGATGTCACCACCCCCCACTGCTCCTGAGCCCACATGCGCTGCAGAACCTGTTGTCCCACCCgcaccagaggtggaggtgatcCAACATCCTCCATGTATTCAGTCTCCAGCGGTCGAACCAGTATTCCCAGCCTGTCCCGCTGCGTCAACACCAGTAGAACCAGCAGTTGTACCCCTGCTTAGAGATCAGCCTCTCCCTGCTGCTGAAGAtgcaccaccacctccccccaAACTGGATCCACCTCCACCGCAGCCCGCCGCTGCACCCTCGTTTCCTCTAGAGCTCATTAATGAAGAGGCGTCTCCGCGGTGCCACTTTGAGGAGCTGCCCGTCGTACCCGCCGAGGCGCCCCTACGTGAACCCTTCGGAGATCCACCAGCGCCACCTCCACCCGATCCTGCTCCACCCGCCGAG GCGCCCGCCATGTCCGGGCCTCCCGAAGCGGAGGATGAAACGCCCGCCCCAACCTCGGCGCCACCGCCCGTCGACG TTCCGACCGTTTCTCCTGAAgcgctggaggaagagctggggCAGAAGATCAAAGAGGAGATGCGGAGacgtctggaggaggagatcggCCGGAGGAGGGCGGAGCTGCAAAGACA gttggaggagatggaggttcAGGTCCAGGCCGAGGCCAGTGCTGCCGCTCAGGCTCGGGtggagaaggaggtgaagaagagccTGGAGGCAGAGAGGGCGGCGCACATGGAGACGCTGGCGAACTCCATTGTGAAGGAGCGAATGAAGACCGGAGATCCGAGGCTCAAGGTGCAGCTTTAT CGGCTGGAGGTGAAG gctcAACAACTGGAAGAGCGGGAAAAGGAATTAGAGAAGCGGGATGTTCTCCACAAGGAACATGTTGCGAAGATTGAAGCAAAG TATGCTGAGTTTAAAAGGGCGACTGCAGAGAGCTTCCAGAAGGGCAAAGAGGAAGCTGAAAGCCGTTTTAC GCGTTTCAGCTTCCAGCCGGTCTGTGGGGACTTGCAGAGCCAGATTTTAAAATGCTACAGGGAGAACACGGGAAAGACTCTGGACTGCTCGAGCATCGCCTCGGCGTACATGCAGTGCGTGGACGATGCCAAGAAG AACAAACTGAGCACGAGAGGTTGA
- the LOC101069370 gene encoding vegetative cell wall protein gp1-like isoform X4 produces MGGNSPSHFPQEQDEGGGLTFLKGIRLSDKVIKRMKQSPTLISPQPPQAPNPPAPSPEAPSPDPTPSGGNLTSPPPPSTSPPLPQETSSPPAPPVTFFAPPPVKFHSLPPPSTQQPSIIAAPLAPPTPPKVDTSGEHPPPPVVPPRVEADTSAAGALASPPPPPPQSTAAPPPATPSPQLAASVEPLPAPPAPVEPTVPPQVRAEAPPRPTTTQVLDSPPPAPAQRTTAPPPASEPVMSPPPTAPEPTCAAEPVVPPAPEVEVIQHPPCIQSPAVEPVFPACPAASTPVEPAVVPLLRDQPLPAAEDAPPPPPKLDPPPPQPAAAPSFPLELINEEASPRCHFEELPVVPAEAPLREPFGDPPAPPPPDPAPPAEAPLREPFGDPPAPPPPDPAPPAEAPAMSGPPEAEDETPAPTSAPPPVDVPTVSPEALEEELGQKIKEEMRRRLEEEIGRRRAELQRQLEEMEVQVQAEASAAAQARVEKEVKKSLEAERAAHMETLANSIVKERMKTGDPRLKVQLYRLEVKAQQLEEREKELEKRDVLHKEHVAKIEAKYAEFKRATAESFQKGKEEAESRFTRFSFQPVCGDLQSQILKCYRENTGKTLDCSSIASAYMQCVDDAKKNKLSTRG; encoded by the exons ATGGGGGGAAACAGCCCGAGCCACTTCCCTCAGGAGCAGGATGAAGGTGGAGGACTTACTTTTTTGAAGGGCATCCGG CTCTCAGACAAGGTCATCAAACGGATGAAACAGTCGCCGACGCTCATCTCACCTCAGCCTCCACAGGCCCCAAACCCTCCTGCACCCTCACCTGAGGCGCCCAGTCCTGATCCCACCCCCTCGGGGGGAAACCTGACatctccaccccctccctccacttctcctccccttcctcagGAAACCTCGTCCCCACCTGCTCCTCCGGTCACCTTTTTTGCCCCTCCCCCCGTCAAGTTCCActcccttcctcctccgtcTACTCAGCAGCCCTCAATTATTGCTGCTCCACTCGCTCCGCCAACACCTCCCAAGGTGGACACAAGCGGGGAGCACCCACCCCCTCCTGTGGTCCCTCCTCGGGTAGAGGCAgacacctctgctgcaggagcgctCGCCTCacccccgcctccccctccACAGTCGAccgcagcacctcctccagctaCACCCTCTCCCCAACTGGCTGCAAGCGTGGAGccccttcctgctcctcctgcccctgttGAACCCACGGTCCCTCCCCAGGTACGGGCAGAAGCCCCACCAAGACCAACCACGACACAAGTGCTTGactcacctccacctgctcctgcacAGCGGAcaacagctccacctccagcttcTGAACCTGTGATGTCACCACCCCCCACTGCTCCTGAGCCCACATGCGCTGCAGAACCTGTTGTCCCACCCgcaccagaggtggaggtgatcCAACATCCTCCATGTATTCAGTCTCCAGCGGTCGAACCAGTATTCCCAGCCTGTCCCGCTGCGTCAACACCAGTAGAACCAGCAGTTGTACCCCTGCTTAGAGATCAGCCTCTCCCTGCTGCTGAAGAtgcaccaccacctccccccaAACTGGATCCACCTCCACCGCAGCCCGCCGCTGCACCCTCGTTTCCTCTAGAGCTCATTAATGAAGAGGCGTCTCCGCGGTGCCACTTTGAGGAGCTGCCCGTCGTACCCGCCGAG GCGCCCCTACGTGAACCCTTCGGAGATCCACCAGCGCCACCTCCACCCGATCCTGCTCCACCCGCCGAGGCGCCCCTACGTGAACCCTTCGGAGATCCACCAGCGCCACCTCCACCCGATCCTGCTCCACCCGCCGAGGCGCCCGCCATGTCCGGGCCTCCCGAAGCGGAGGATGAAACGCCCGCCCCAACCTCGGCGCCACCGCCCGTCGACG TTCCGACCGTTTCTCCTGAAgcgctggaggaagagctggggCAGAAGATCAAAGAGGAGATGCGGAGacgtctggaggaggagatcggCCGGAGGAGGGCGGAGCTGCAAAGACA gttggaggagatggaggttcAGGTCCAGGCCGAGGCCAGTGCTGCCGCTCAGGCTCGGGtggagaaggaggtgaagaagagccTGGAGGCAGAGAGGGCGGCGCACATGGAGACGCTGGCGAACTCCATTGTGAAGGAGCGAATGAAGACCGGAGATCCGAGGCTCAAGGTGCAGCTTTAT CGGCTGGAGGTGAAG gctcAACAACTGGAAGAGCGGGAAAAGGAATTAGAGAAGCGGGATGTTCTCCACAAGGAACATGTTGCGAAGATTGAAGCAAAG TATGCTGAGTTTAAAAGGGCGACTGCAGAGAGCTTCCAGAAGGGCAAAGAGGAAGCTGAAAGCCGTTTTAC GCGTTTCAGCTTCCAGCCGGTCTGTGGGGACTTGCAGAGCCAGATTTTAAAATGCTACAGGGAGAACACGGGAAAGACTCTGGACTGCTCGAGCATCGCCTCGGCGTACATGCAGTGCGTGGACGATGCCAAGAAG AACAAACTGAGCACGAGAGGTTGA